GCCTCACGCTAACAATGCTGTGGTCAGAGCCATCAGCTTCTGTGGAGTCTGGTTCTGGACCAAAGTCGGGCACACATGCTCCAGAGAAGCACAGAGGCCGTGCCATCTCAAGACCCGAGCGCATCTTTTTCCTCTGGAGGATTCCTCTATCTGTGAACATGCCGAGTCTAGTTCCCTCACGATTTacatctctccccccttcccgcGCTCCTCTAACAAGTTAACTTCCACTTGTCCCGCCTTTTCAACAGTAGATACATTCACATGCACACCTTTCTTCTTGTGGCTACTATTCCCCCAAATTGACCAAATAAGAAAACCCAAGTTTTATTAATACATGAAGGGTGTCTTTGCAGAACATCAACGTGTCACATGGAGCTGGTGGGGGAAACGGTGTGGTGTTCTGGGGAGAGGGGGCCTGCCTGCCCCAGTCCTGTGATTCTGCTGGAGGCACATTAGTCCTGCTTTGGAAGCAGCTCATCTTCCTGGTTCTTCAGGCTGGAGGGTGTCACCCAGTGGTTCCTCAGAATGTCGGCCCTTTTGGTCCATCTGGGGCACTAGAACCTCCTGCAGAGCTCTTTAAAGACTTAGCTCTTTAACCAGAAGCATGAGGCTCTCAAAAGGCCAGAGCCCTGCTCACCACAAGGTCTTGCCTAGCAACCTTGCAGGGTTCGGTTTCTGCCGTAGGAAGAGAGCCAGGCCCCCAGAACCCCGTGTCTGCTGAAAACGAGCCTGGACGTGGGCTCGCTGCTCCCGCCGTGCCCCCCAGAGTCACACAGGAGACAGCCCTGCCTAGAgtattctcttcccttccttgtcCAACCTTTGTTTTAATCAGCAGgtcccccttctccctgccttcccccctcccctttttaaatgatatttgtaGTTGATTTGTCTGAACTGTGGCTATTGTGCATTCTTTGAATAATCACTTGTAAAAACTGTCACTGCTTGAAGCTATTTCCTTTACTCGGAAGGGACTGCTGGTTTTGGGGGTCTCAGCAGTGGCTCCCAGAGCGAGTGGGGAAGAGCCCAGGCATGGACTGGGGTGCCGTGATGGCTgcagtcagtttttgtttttgcttttttgtgtcTCTTGATAACAAGTACTAACAATATACATTCctcctaaataaattaaaagaagaaaagattctgGATTGGTAGAAAGCTTCAAGTCTTGGTTTCTTGGGGGAGGTGAAAGTGGGGGCAGAGGGATTTCTGGCAACAGCACCAGCTGCATCTGGCACTGAGGGCAAGGGCCATGCCCGCCCAGGGGAGCACCCCGCTTCAGCGGGCCTGCCCGGGCCGTGTCTGCCCGGCCCTGCGCTGGGTCCGGGTGGGGTGAGGTACACTAATACCGTGCCCCCGACTCGGCCTGTTCCCGTTAGAGCGCACCCTTAAATGTCTTGTTCTCAGAGACTTGATAAGCAAGATTTCAAGGCCCAGGGTAGGAAACTATCTCTTCAGACAATATTACAAATTACACACAGAATTCCACTTTTTCCTGAGGGTTGTTTTTCTACAGCCCTCATATTTGAACTAAAGTTGTAGTCTGGACCTGGACCAGTCTTGGGAGACAGGCCATTTGCTTTTTTACTTCATAGATGGCATccagagtattttttttcatcttgagTTTCAAGGAGAATGTGCCACTTTTCACATTGTAATTTAGTCCAAAATTTCTACAAGACATCCttgccattttaaaaacaatgtaccAGAGGCCACGGAGAGGGTAAGTCACAACAAAGCCTCCTTCCTCACCCATTATACAGATGTAACAGCTGAGCCAGAGGGGACCAAAGTCGGGCAGACATGCTCCAGAGAAGCACAGAGGCCCTGCCATCTCAAGACCTGAGCGCATCTTTGGGGAGACATTAATAAGGACAAAAGACCTCTAGGTGTTCAGTCTGTTGAAATGGTGCTGGGTGAGCCAGATAGGTTTTAAAGCTGTGAGGCTGATGTGTTTGCCTGTCGTGATGTGCCGGGAGCCTTGAGCACCTTTGTCCTATTCTCAGGCAGCTCCTAGTTCCATCGGGAGGGAAATGTATCCAGATTTTTTTAGAAAGTAGACCGTTTTCTTCATACCTAAGGTGAGTGCCAGACATGTCGGCAGAGGGAACGGGGCTGCCTTCTCCACTGCCCACCTCTGCTTGGGCAGGCAAGTAGACTGCCCTGCAGGACCATAGGGTTTTCTTCAGTTGCTGTTCACCCTGCACTTAATTTAGGAGGCCTACAATTTAATACCATTTCCAGGATTTGGGCCCAGATCAAACCAGTGTTCTGGGAGCAGGTCTGGCCTCCACACAAACTAGATAGAGCCTTGACTCCCCAGAGCACAAGGGCTACGAGGAATCCCCAGCCATCCCTGCCTCCAGGAGACTGGTCCTTGCCTCTGCCCTGTCCTCCGTGGTCCTCCCAggattgatttctgggctctacTACAGGCCCAGCCATTTGGTCATTTCATTTCCATCTGATGAATGGACTTGTATGGCAACAAGTCACAATAATAGAAGTTGCCACTGACTAGATTCTTATAATGCCTTCAACCTAATGAGTGGTTTTCCCCATATTTGCCAACCCAGGCCTATGAGGGTCCTTTCTGCCCCCTAATATAACAGATGTACATCTTTGGAAGCAACTTAAAAATCTTGAGTTCCTAATGAGTCTGCCTGGAGTGGCTAGACCAgtgtaaatattccaaaaacagacaagGAAGGCCAAACAAGGCCATTGTGGGTGAGATGGGGATACCAAGAGCAGATGAGTGAGGTGTCCTAAAGATTCCTAGACCTACAGTTCCTTAGAAACCGTGTGACTCACCCCTTGGGCCTATTGGGATGAACATTAAAAGAtggctgctggccctggccagttggctcagcggtagagtgtcggcctggcgtgcaggggacccgggttctattcccggccagggcacatagaagtgcccatttgcttctccaccccgcccctttctctctgtctttctctttccctcctgcagccaaggctccattggagcaaagatggcacgggcgctggggatggctccttggcctctgccccaggtgctagagtggctctggtcgcggcagagcgacgccccctggtgggcagagcggagcccatggtgggcgtgccgggtggatcccggtcgggcgcatgcgggagtctgtctctccccgtttccagcttcagaaaaaataaaaaaataaattaattttaaaaagatggctGCTTATCCTCTGTCTAGtctgggtgggtgagtgggagaCTGGCCGACACCAGTGGGCTGTGAGGGATGCTGTGACCCCAGCTCGACTGCCCAGATGCAGAGGGTAACAACTGGATCTATCCTGGGTTTGGGAATGAATTCAGGAAAGATCCCAAATGCCCCTCATGTTCTTTCTACTTGTCTCAAAGGCCACAGCGACAACATGGACTCTGAGCTCACGAGGCTTAGGTTTCAGGCCCAGCATTGCTCATCAGCTGTCACTTGGTCTCAGAGCCTGGTTTTCTTCTCTGTCCATAGGGCCCCTTCCCTGCAGGGTTGTTAGGAGGAATAAAGACTGCGTCTGAAGCATGTGGCAGAGCTGGCCCTTGGTAAACAGTAGCTCCTACTGGAATTGGGGGGAGACAGCAGGACTCAAGGCTCCCAAAATCTCTACAGAGCATTCCACATGTCCTTAGAGGGAAATGGCTGCCCTTCTGCAGAACATGCCAGCTGCGGGCTGCCTGTATCTTGTTTGCTATTAAATTTTCAATAACTTAGTGCCAGCTGTTCCAGTATTAGCTCCTTTGCTGCCAGGAAACTGCCTTACTGCTGCTGCTATGCCAACTGTCAGAAGCAGAGCCTGTGCAGGCCCTCTTTTCAGAAGGAAACAGCTCTGAGATTGCCTGTGGTCCTGCCACCTCTGACGGAGACCACGGAGCTCGTTCCTCACCACCCCCCTTGCTCAGGCTGCAATCAAGCGTCTCTACCTCCCTTTTCAGACCGGGCCTCCGGGCCTTGCCCAGTACTGAGCTGGGTGCCTGACTCTCTCCAGAAACAGCCCCACCTTGAAAGGGGCAAGGTGCTGCCCAGACAGCACCAAGCGAATAGGACAGAGGTCCCAAGAATGGAAGAGACTGATTCTCCAAAGCTTCCCAGTGCCTAGGAGGGAGGGTTCAAATCCTGGGATGGTCCCCAAAGGGCTGAagctggagagggagggaatgggACTGCCTGGGGACCCTGCCCAGCTAACCCACCATGTACATCAATCCCTCTCTTCCTTGCTGCAACCCTCAGCTACTCtgtcacccccattttacagatgaggatgaGCAAGTTCACAGTTAAGTGCTTGTACAAGGTCAGGCAGCAATCTCCAGGCCTCCTGTGTCGGATAGGTCGTGGAGAGGATTTGGAGAAGCTGCTCTCGAGTCCCTCCAGCGCCATCTCCTGGCTTACTGGGCAGCAGCCAGTGTGGGAAGTACTAAAAGCAAGTACAGCTGCCAGCAGAGTGGGCCCCAAGCCAGCAGCCTACCCTTCAGAGGGACACGAACCCTTCAGAGGGGTTTCCTTCCAGTTGCTGTTTCAAGTTCTGGGGTATTTACTCAGGGCTAGGAGCTTGAGGTAGGTCCAGGTCTCCTAGTAATAATACTGGCAACTCAATTTGCTGTCTAGAAGGGAATGTCCATGGAGCCAAGATACTACCCCCTCAGGAGGGATGTCCGGAAGCCTGTTCTGGCAGGTAGGTGAAAAGCACTGGAGACACTCACTCCACAGCAGTACGGGACAGGTCGGCTTGGGGGCCCTGAGCACACACCTGAAGCAGGAGGACCTGACCCTGAAGGGAGGTCAGGGACAGGCCAGAGCTCACCCAGGTATGGAATGAAACTGCTGACGGTGTTCCAGAGAGAGACCCACCCACTAGACTCGCCAAGCATTCCCTCCAGCTCTTGGTTCCCCCACATCTGGGCCTCGTTCTGGGGGATTGGTTTGTTCAAGGAAGAGATAGGATAAGCTAGGGCCTGGAGGGAGGCTGACATGACAGATGACCCCCTTCCCACCGGTTCTGACTGCCTCTCAGACTCCACGTTCATAGAGTATCTACTCTGTGTCAGAGAGTACTGGGCTTTTCCACAATCATCATTCCTTCCTCACAGCAACCCCATAAGGCATCACTGTCCTTTTTAACAGATGAAGCTGCAACGTAATTAGGCAGAGGCTTGCTCCAGATGGTTgaataagtggcagagctgtgACCAGGATGCAGATGTGAACCCTGTCCAGTGCTCTGCACGTGCTCCGTGTCTCCTCTCACCCATCAGCACCCTGCCCCCCAACCTGTGCTGGGCCAGGAGAGGCAGGGCTCTGGTTGCACTCAGGAACAGCAGTCTATGTGGGACAGGCCCCTCTCTGACTGGCCACCTGCTGGCCCAGCACTGAGCACGGGCTGGGACCATAAATCAGAGCCAGTCATGTGGCAGGGATAGGGGCAAATGATCCCATCAGAGGTCTGTTTTCCTGTGCTAACAGGCCAGGTGACCTCCAGCTGTCCCCTGGGGCAGTGTCAGATTCCAGCCTCCAGGGACTCACAGGATGGGATGCTCTCAGGGAGCTACTCACGGCAGCAGCCCAGGCCCACGGCAACCTTGCTCAGGTGTGGGTGTGAGGGGAAGAAGCGAGGCCAGCGGGAAGAGCAGAGCCCTGCAGAGAAGGGCGGAGCAGGAGCAGCGCTGACGTGCCTGTGCTCCCTGGGCCGGCCTCCACTGCCAGCTCCCTCCTGGCGGTCAGCTCTGCTGCGGGCATGCTGGGTCTGCTTACAGCTAACATCCTGCATTTACTTCAAGCAACCAGTCAGTTCAACTGGGGGTATAAAACAGCCTGTGAACTTGTCATTCTCACAAAGTTTGAGTACTCAGACTCCAGGCTCCAAGCAGGTCATGCAAAGACTCAAAACTCAGAGGCTCCCCAATACCCAGCCTTGCCTACCACACCCTGGCCAAGCAAGAGGAAGGAAAGTCCAGGGGGTGTGGGGAATTCTTCACCAGGAGAAGGAGCTGGGCCAAGACTCTCAGCCCCTTAGGCGCAAGAGGCTGTGGGAAGGGGCTGGAGGCTTCCCCCAGGAGTCTGACTACAGCACCAAGCTAACCCTCTGGGCAGGAACCTCTGGGCCCACCCAGTCCAGCTGCTGTCCACTGGAGAAGGGGCAGGCGTCAGGTCACACCTGGGCCACTCCTCTTGCTCCCCCTTCTGAGCTGCCATTGTGTCTGGCCAGCCCAGCACAGAGTCAAAGCCCCtgtcccacctcccctcctcccccacaccccttcccCTGAGTTGGAGGCAGGGGATGATTCTGTCCCCTTCTCCTTCACACTTTCCTCAGGCTGGAAGTCTCTGGCATCTCTGTCCTCCAATTCTCAGCCTTCATCCTGGACCACAAACACTGTTGCCTGGGTTGGTGCAAAAGGAGAAAAGCAGCTTGCAGCTTGCCCAGCCTACAGGTGGAACTGGCTGTGTGTGGGTCGAGgtatggggggaggggctccgGGTGATGTGAAAAGATGGATCCTGGTGGCAGCGCCCCTCTTCTTGGTAGCTCATCTTCCTCCACCCAAAACTACTGTACAACAGAGGGCGAAGGGGTGAAGGAGCATGGAGCTCGGGGGGCCTCACTTGGAGCTGGGAGCTGAGTGGTCTGCATGGAGGAAGGTGGCGGTGGTGTAGTTCTGGAAGAGAGGCTGTAGGAACATCCCAATGGTGCCAAAGACGCAGACGAAGACAAAGATCCAAAGGAACAGGCGGTCAATCACCATGGCAACATACTTCCAGTCCTCACTCACCTGGACAGAAGAGACAAATGATTCCCAGATATATCAGTCACATGATGCAGGATAGGAGTGGAATAGGTATAAGCAggtcccaccacacacacacacacacacacacacacacacacacaccccactgcTCTCCCTTCATGGTCCCAGAATGATATTTCCAAAGCATGGTTTCAATTCTACCTACTTAAAAGCCTCTAGTGGCTGCACTGCCTTCAGGACCTATCCAAACTCCCCAATCTTGAATCAAGACCCACCCATGACAATAGGAGCCTACCCCCATCCTCCTCCATGCTATAATTCAGATTTACCAGACCCCACATGTGCTCTCAGGTTTCTGTGCCTTTGGGTTCCCTTTCTGTCTAGAATTCTGGTCCTCTCTTTCTATACCTGGTGAACTCCTATACACCCTTCAAAATCCAAACCAAATGTCACCTCTTCAATGAGGCTTTCCTGATACCCCTGATCAGAATGAACCATTGTCCCTTCTGGGTTCCTTCAGCACTGTGTGCCCATTTCTATCACAGTATTTTTACTGCACTCTGTCATCACTTCAGTTTGCATGTCtgcccaccccccttccccagcTCCTAAACTACAGAGACGCGTCAAATTAATCTTTGTAATTCCAGCACCTGGGACATAGAGTGCCAGTAAATGGGTGTTGAATTAGTGAATGCATGGCTTCCTCTGCTCCTTATATGGCTGCTTGGGAAGCCCCATCCAACGGCACCATCTTGAGTATGCAGGCTCCAATGAGTGAGGACCGGGTCTGAGATGTGAACAACTCAGTCAAGAAGACAGTGGCCTCTGTGGGTCAGGGGAAGCGCTGGCCTCTCCTCGGGGCTTCTCCACTCCAGCTTGAGTCTGGGCCTCGATGCACATGTCCATTGGCAGCCCAGCTGGCTGGGAGGACGGGAAGGAGGCAAGTGTGCGCCTTCATTTAGTCAGCAGCTGAACAATGACTTTTTGGTGCCACCCGTGCCTACTATGTACCTGGCACCATGCTGGCATGGAATATAATGAAAGCAAGACAAACACACCCTTTGGTTTATAGTCTACTGAGGGAGATAGAcccaaaataagtaaaatataaaagaattacaTACTGTTGGGTGCTTATAAGGAAACCAAGAACTGAGATAGAAAAATTGAGGGGACAGTAtaatttagggcaggggtccccaaacttcttacacagggggccaattcactgtctctcagaccgttggagggccggactataaaaaaaactatgaacaaatccctatgcacactgcacatatcttattttaaagtaaaaaaacaaaacgggaacaaatacaatatttaaaatgaagaacaagtaaatttaaatcaacaaactgaccagtatttcaatgggaactatgggcctgcttttggctaatgagatggtcaatgtgctcctctcactgaccatcaatgaaataggtgtcccttctggaagtgcggcgggggccagataaatggcctcagggggccgcatgtggcccacgggccgtagtttggggacccctgatttagggtaTGGTctgggaaggcctctctgaggagatGACATTTATGGTAAGAGCTGATAAACAAGAAGGAACCATCTGTGGCAAGAATCAACTGAAAGAAGAAACAATCAGGCAAAGTCAGACTGAGGGAACTTCAACGATCCTGCACCCTCCAAAAATGTTTACACCATGAAAGACAAAGCTGAGGCGCTGTTTCCGACAGAGAGGAACCAAAGAGGCGGGACCAGTACATTCAGTTCAAGGTCAATGGATTGGGGTGGGGATGATGCTACAGAGGGCAGCactgaaaaaattggaaaaaaattaatatgaacttTAGATATTGTATCGATGCtaaattttctgaatttgatCATTGAACCTGGATAATGCAAGGCAATGTCCCTATTGTTAGGAGACACAGTGAAGTATTTGGGATAAAAGAACACAATGTCTACAACATACTCTCAAACAGTACAtcaaaatttaataacattttaaattatttttttattttagcctagcctgtggtggtgcagtggataaagcatcaacctggaatgctgaggtcacaggtttaaaaccccaggcttgcccagtcaatgcAATACgacaaccaatcaatgaacaactaaagtgaagcaactatgagttgatacttcttgctccaccccccactctctctcctctctctgtaaaatcagtaagtaaaatctttttttaaaaaaaattatcttttaggccctggtcggttagctcagttggttaagaatatcgtcccgaaacaacaaggttgctggttcaatccccagtcagggcacacacagaaagcagccaatgagtgcacaactgagtggaagaacaaatgaacattctccttccctctcccctctctctcccttcctcactgtctctctgaaaataaaaaggaaactaagccctagctggatagcttggtcagttggagtgttgtcccggagtgtggaggttgctggttcgatttcctggtcaggacacatgcaggagcagctccgtgttcctgtctctctctccctacctctctcaaaaagattttttattttaaatcatttttaaaaggaaaaaaagggcatTCTAGGCAAAGAGACCAATATGTGCAAAAGTCCTGAGGCAAGAAAGAGCTTAGCTTGCTTAAAACAATCAAGCAGATAAGCCAGTGAGCTGAGCAAGGGGGAGAAGCCACAAAGGTGAGGGAGACACTGTTTGTTTGGATGGGGCAGCACAGAAGGTGAATCAAGACCATTACAAGTCTCTTCCCTGGTTCAGGCAAGAATTGATGGAAGCCTACAGCCAGGGGATAGTGTGGAAATGGTGAAGAGAGGGTGAAGCCAAGGATTATATTGGAGATTGTgctcacaggtcaggcaggattctGATGATTTGCACAGTGGGGAAGATAAGAAAGTGAGAAGTCAAGAATCATTCCAGGATTTTAGTCTGAACCATCAGGGAAAGTGATGCCATTTACTAAAAGATAGATCAGAAGAGGAGTGGGTGGGAATGTAGATCCAGCGCTCAGTTTGGGACACGTTAAGTTTGAGATGCCTGTGAAGCATCCAAGTAGGTCACTGCATTCTTATTAGCCAGCTCAGTAAAAGCACATGACATGAGTGGACtgcagcaggggaggcagaggctgtgAGGAAGCTGGCCGAGCCCTGTGCCTCTACCCCACCCATGCACCTCCCACTTAGCCTCTGCTGTCTCTGAGTCTTCCACCCCAGCTCCTCCAGCTTTGGCAAAACCCTCTTCCTCCATCAGGACCTGCTCAAATGCCAGGCTGTGAagcccccctctccctccccccaaccagtAGTGCAAGAGCTTCCCCTTCCTCACGCCCACATCAGAATGGCAGCGACTGAGCAGAAATCTCGCCAGCCATCACAGCAACAGGTGAGCAGCAGCCTGGAACCAGTCAGATACCCAAGGATTGAACACAGGTTGAGGCCAGCCATAGCCCAAACTGGGGCAAGTCAACTCCTCATACTTGGTTCCCAGATGCAGAAACACAGGAGTCCCCTTTTGGGGAGCTGTGGTAGAAAAAGCCAGCTGTGCAGAAGGCTGGAGGGGCAAGTCTCGGAGGCCCTAGTTTCTACCTACTCCACCTCCAAAATATTTCCTAAGGCCATCCCCCGGCCCCAGAAAAGTAGAAACAGTATATTGATTTGGGACTGTCCTCTCCTCCACTAGCAGGCCTTGGAACCTCTTAACTGGCccccaatacacacacactccttccACTGCCTTCAATTTTGCCCTCTGTGGGGCATACAAAGAATTCAGTCTCAGTTTGTGCTAAGAACTGAAGATTAACAAGTTGgacttggccctggttggttgagtagatagagcattggcccagtatatggaaatccggggtttgattcccatcagggcacacaaaagaggcgactacttctctcccccaccctcttccccttctctccctcccttcccacagccaatagCTCCATTGGATCTGCCAAAGCTCTGAGGATAGCTGGTCCAagccctcagcctcaggcgctaaaaatagctggttGATTTGCACATCAAcacaagatgggggttgccaggtgaatccctgtcagggcccacgtgggagtctgtcccactctctcccctcctctccaaaggaacaaacaaacaagttgGTCTTGGTAATGCAAGCGGCCATTGGTCAACTGCGAACCCAGAAGGGCCTGTTCCATTCCCTGACCACCTTCCTGACACTGATGATGCCCAAGGTCATCCTGTACAGACTCCAACTTAGTGCCTCCTCCCAAAAACCAACTGAGAGCCCTGGCCAGCGCCCAGGCCCACACCCCCAAGCAGACTCACATTTCCCGCATCCAGCCCTATTAGCTTTGCGCATCTATACCACGCAGCTGCTTTCCAGATACTGCAGCCCCTCATCTCAAGCCCGGAGTCCCCGCGCCGTACTCACGCTTTGGTCGTCGTCCTCGCTGCGCATGTGGTCCGCGATGAAGCGCACCCCGTCTACCGCCTCCCGGAGGCCACAGTCACAGGGCGCCCCCAAGCGCCCCTGGCCGGCTGCCGACGCAGGCTCCGCTCCAAAGGCCCCAGCCAATCTCTGGACTGACGCGCGGTTGACAAAGCACGTGCAGGAGTCAGCCCCCTGGCCTTCGCGGAAAAAGAGGGATCCGGTTCCCTCGCGCTCGCGCTGGCGCCGCCGCTGGCGCAGGCGTTGGCGGGCGCAGTGGTGGCGCGGCTGCTGCATGAAGAGTAGTGTGGGCAGCTTCTCCAGGAAGATAACCTTGACCCAGGGCACCATGGTGTGCGTGGTGGGTGAGCGGTGGTGCACGTtgagcacacacacactggtGACAATGGAGAAAGTGACAAGCACCATGGTGAACATGAGGTACTTGCCAACTAGCGGCACGTCGAGGGACGTGGGCGGCACGATCTTGGAGATAAGCAGCAGGAAGACTGTGAGCGCCAGCAGCACAGAGATGCACAACGTCATCTTCTCACCGCAGTCCGATGGCAGGTAGAAGACAAGAATAGCTAGTGAGGTGATAAGCACACAGGGGATGATGAGATTGATTGTGTAGAAGAGTGGTTTTCGGCGAATGATGAAGTCATAGGTGATGTCCACGTAAGTGGAGTCATCGGGGTTCTCGTTGCGACGGCCTGGCAGCGCCACGATGTCCCACTCGCCACTGGGTGTGAAGTCGTCCAGGCTAGCCACGTCACTCTTGAGCACCAGGTCGATCTCCGTGCGGTCGTAGGTCCATGAGCGGAACTTCATGGTACAGTTCTGTTGGTCAAATGGGAAGTGCTTTACTTCGATCTTGCAGGCGCTCTTGTAGATAGCAGGTGGCAGCCAGAAGATGCTGCCATCATAGGAGACCACAGCGTTGGAATAGAAGGACACCTCATACATGCCGTCAGCACTGCCAAGGGATGAGCATAGTCAGCCCTGGCATCAGCGTTCTCTGGCCCTACCCACCAACCCAGCCCTGGGCCGGAGGAGAGGAAAGCCAAAGGAAGATATGGGAGGGGAAAGCCAAGTCTGAAGGTAACCATCCAGAGTACAGGGAGGTGGAGCAGAAATTGAGCAAGAACAGTATCTGGGTGGGTTTGTTAGGAGAAGAGGTGTTCTGTTCAGACCTGTGAAACCCCTTGGAGATGAAGAAGTGGATGAAGAGGGTGAGTGACACATCTTCTACTTGACATGCATTATGTAAACTGTTTGCTTCATATGAGGGTGGAGAAGTTAGGGGAGCCAGGGAGGCCTGAATGAGGCACCCCATGCAATGGAGGGGGACAAAAGCAGGTGGGAGCAGAAGATGATCCTACTTGTGGTTTTTGGAACTTGGAGATAAGAGGGATTATTTCAAGAGAGGGGATGGAAATGGAAGAGAAGCTGAGACCTCCAGGTTCTCTGCTCCTGCCCAAGCCTCCAGAAAAGCCTATTTTTGAATCAGTTTAAGCACTGGGGGCTGTCAATCTTTGTTTGTATCCCACTGCAGCTCCAAACACTGGGATTCCTAATTGGCTGTCCATGAGCCAATCACCTTGGCTGTCCATATTATACCTCACTGGTCTGGGTCTTTCTAGCTGGGTAGTGACTGCATCTATGCCAAAGAGAAATCTCTTCTTTGTACCCAGCATGAACTGATTTACTTAACCCAAGACTTCTTTCTTCCATGAGCACTCCCATGGTCTCTCCCAGGCTTCCCATTGCTCCAAGGTTACCTACTTGTTGTATAGGACCACATCTGGGAGCCAGATGTGTTTGGAAGGGAGTCGaactttcttcatgttgtcaaacTCCTCAGGTTTCCAAGTGAGGCGATAATCCTCCCACTCctg
The DNA window shown above is from Saccopteryx bilineata isolate mSacBil1 chromosome 2, mSacBil1_pri_phased_curated, whole genome shotgun sequence and carries:
- the CHRNB2 gene encoding neuronal acetylcholine receptor subunit beta-2 produces the protein MAQCSCPMALLLGFGLLRLYSGVWGTDTEERLVEHLLDPSRYNKLIRPATNGSDLVTVQLMVSLAQLISVHEREQIMTTNVWLTQEWEDYRLTWKPEEFDNMKKVRLPSKHIWLPDVVLYNNADGMYEVSFYSNAVVSYDGSIFWLPPAIYKSACKIEVKHFPFDQQNCTMKFRSWTYDRTEIDLVLKSDVASLDDFTPSGEWDIVALPGRRNENPDDSTYVDITYDFIIRRKPLFYTINLIIPCVLITSLAILVFYLPSDCGEKMTLCISVLLALTVFLLLISKIVPPTSLDVPLVGKYLMFTMVLVTFSIVTSVCVLNVHHRSPTTHTMVPWVKVIFLEKLPTLLFMQQPRHHCARQRLRQRRRQREREGTGSLFFREGQGADSCTCFVNRASVQRLAGAFGAEPASAAGQGRLGAPCDCGLREAVDGVRFIADHMRSEDDDQSVSEDWKYVAMVIDRLFLWIFVFVCVFGTIGMFLQPLFQNYTTATFLHADHSAPSSK